The DNA sequence aaaaaaagtaacataaagaattatttttaaaaaaaaagtaacataaggggattagaagtcaaaagaaacaattaagggtaaaaaaataaattaactcatgacatatgACAAGTgaagagcagattgtccttatttgtaagatttgatCCTTATAAATGGATTAGAAGTTAAaggaagtagttaagggtaaaaaagtaaatgaactcatgacatgtggcaagtggagaacaCATTGttcttatttgtaagatttagtccttatatatttaattcaatatttagatgatgtatttgttaagtcatcttttgtcaataaacATATATAATTTGTTATACTATAAACAGAGGCAAATGCTAAAAATCCCTACCCATTGGTGGTCTTCACGAAAATTGGTGGCTAGCAAAGCCGAAGACGTGAAAAGAAATCACCCATTAGACCACAAAAACCAACTATCTGAGGTTGTAATTGATCagaaaaacttaaaaaaaaaaaggaatcgaAAACCTAATATCCAGATTCATATTATTCTTCCTCAGATAAAAACCCAATAACTTTATTGCAGCAAATAGGTTCTGCATGTCATGATTGTGTGCGTTTTCCTTCGATTTAGGGCTTATTTGGTGGGTTTTTGTGAAAGAAATTCGGGAGAAGACAAAAAAGGGAAGGTAAGCTTGAATTTTGGGTGCGATTGATTGGGTTTTGAAGTTCGGTGCATGCAATTCTAGGTAGTGCGTATGAATGTGGGTTTATCTATCTGGATTTTTTTGGCATTTGAATTTAGTTTTGTGGGTGATTGTGTGTGCTGCTGTTTCTTCTGTTGATTGACAAAGATAGAGAGAAGGAGATGGCTTTGATCTTgcagttgttgttgttgagcaACAGAGACAGAAAGATGATCGAATCTGGAGTACAGTAGATCGGTGATGGAGCAAAGGAGAAGTCCGAGGTGAGCTAGCTCTTTCTTCCCTTATACCATTATCCAATTTGAAACTGAAATATATTTGAAAACTAAAACCTGTTTATTTATTTCCATGAAAAATGTTTCTGcgttttgttaattaatttcagcAAGTAAAAATAAATGGTAGGAGTATTATGATTAGGTTCGGTGTGTAAAGATAGGAACTTTCATATTCTTTGAAGCATTATGGTCAGAAAGCACGCATATCTTAATCATTTGATAAACTGAGAAGTTTGAAGTAGATAATTGCTTCTAAAATCTTTAATTTGTGACCAGTTGAAAATATTGAGTGATAGTGAATACTTAAGAATGGTGAACCTAAGATTAGTAAGAATTTGGTCGGAAAGTCTAAAACAACATAGTTTGAAATTTATGGAATGGATGAATTGGCATTGAGGCATCCTTTTATTACCTGTCTTTTTTAAAACTATTTATAAAGCAAGCATAGCTTAATCATTTGATAAGCTTAGAAGTTTGAAGTGGATAATTGCTTCTGAAATCTTTGATTTATGACCAGTGAAAATATTGAGTGATAGTGGATACCCAAGAATATGGTGAACCtaagggcatgtttacttacttggaatggaatggaatggaatgtaatggaatgattacggagtaaaaacacccctgtgtttactaacacataaaggaatcggaatgattccaggtaaaagaattcctgtgtttactaacacatgaaggaatcggaattggtgtaggtcccacctatttatcaggaatcgattcctgaatactcaggaattcgattacgaagggggggaGATGTGTTTAGGAAttattcctccggaatcaataccgattcctttcttctcccatttcacttgtctccgattcatgattatttttcattccgagtaagtaaacgtgccataagaTTAGTGAGAATTTTGAAATTTATGGAATGGAAGGAAAGTAATACAGAACATACAAGGGCAATGGTTTATTATCACCCAGTGTCATGGCTTAAAAGAATATGACAGTAATCTTCCAGCCAAGCTTTAATGCTGTGATAAagctttttttgtatttttaagaGCATAACATATACGTTATAATGTACATGTTATTTTGACATAGGTACAAAGACCTTCTGCTGGCAATACTTATTTCAAGTTACTTCAAGATTTTTCTAATTGCAATGATGGTATGGTTTGCAAATCTGATGGTTACttgttctaattttttttttttactctcctTAAGTATACTTGGTTAGACTCCACGTCTAATCTAATTCAAGCACCCTTTCTACAGGTGTGGGAATGTCCTTCTGTGATTTTGATCATTGATTTATTTGTATTATCCTCCAACACTGTGACACTCAAAGGTCAGACGATAAAGTATTTACAGTCTTGGACATCATtttatggttttcaatttcaatatctACATCACTATTTATGCCTGATATCTGCTAAATGCATATATCCAAGTAGTTTACTGTTGTGTAATGTAATGTTCATGATGTAAATAGATACTTTTTCTTGATTTGATGTGGAGGTGTGCGTTAGCTAATATTATGTTTTCATAGCATTTCTCAAATTCTCCATCTGCAAGATTTTGTAACTTTGGATGATGATTGCAGTTGAACACAGTTGaacatctttctttttcttctttgggtgAAACAGTGATAACTCGGTCAGCTATGAGTAAATGTATAGGAGCTTGCTTTAGTGCTCATGTTGTAAAGTTTTTAGTCACACAAAGGTGCTGGACTTGGGAACTTTGAGATCTTTTCTCACTTGTTGTTTGTTATAGGAGAGATCTTCTATCATTGTTGTGTATgaaatttctttctttgagaAATGCGGcacttttgaaaattgttttagtTATTTCCTGCAAAGGAAGAGGCTGACAGATAATGAATATGAATGTACATTGTAAAAGAATATGGTGAACCCAGGTaagttttgtattgatgaccATGTAAAAGAACAAAGCCTGAATTTGTAGCAGAGAGGGGCTGATGCATCGTGGCATGAGACCAAATCTTTTGGCAGGCTAAAGAATATATAAGcaaattcttatatgttgtGTTTTACTTTGTATATAAGGTTTGCACAAAAATTAGTTCTTTACATTGTACCTTTTGTTATATTGTACGTTGATTATCAATGAGTTTCAAATAGTTGTCATATTATAAGTTATTTAGGTATTTTAATAGGAACATCACTCATTTTGATGGTTTCTAATCAATATGATTAGTAGCATTTGATAAGCCTTGGGCCAACTAATCCAAGATAGTGATTACTCTTTGATATTTCATATTTGATTGAATATCTCCATATTTACTTTAGCCGTAGTGGCATGGCTAAAGACCTAATATCTCTGCATTTGCTGATAAAATACAAGCGGATGATAAACCCACATCAACGCGTGGACATACTAACTAGTAGTCAACTAATTTAGAGAGGGT is a window from the Rosa chinensis cultivar Old Blush chromosome 2, RchiOBHm-V2, whole genome shotgun sequence genome containing:
- the LOC121051748 gene encoding protein ARV 2-like produces the protein MEQRRSPRYKDLLLAILISSYFKIFLIAMMVWECPSVILIIDLFVLSSNTVTLKVITRSAMSKCIGACFSAHVVKFLVTQRCWTWEL